The following coding sequences lie in one Salmo salar chromosome ssa13, Ssal_v3.1, whole genome shotgun sequence genomic window:
- the LOC106567491 gene encoding protein YIPF5 has protein sequence MSGFDNFNTDFYQSSYSVDDQGQPAGYGYSNTEDPYKQGQYDYSQPMGYSAPGMMQPQQPYTGQIYQPTPAFTPSPTQSMYGSSFDDEPPLLEELGINFDHIWQKTLTVLHPMKAADGNIMNETDLAGPMVFCLAFGATLLLTGKIQFGYVYGISVIGCLGMYCLLNLMSMTGVSFGCVASVLGYCLLPMILLASFGIIFSLQGMFGIIIAATIIGWCSFSASKIFISALAMDGQQLLVAYPCALLYGVFALISVF, from the exons ATGTCAGGGTTTGACAACTTCAACACAGATTTCTACCAGTCCAGCTACAGTGTAGATGACCAAGGCCAACCTGCTGGATATGGCTACAGTAACACAGAAGACCCCTACAAACA GGGTCAGTATGACTACTCCCAACCGATGGGGTACTCAGCCCCAGGGATGATGCAACCCCAGCAGCCCTACACAGGCCAGATCTACCAGCCCACACCAGCCTTCACACCTTCCCCCACACAGTCTATGTACGGCAGCAGCTTTGATGATGAGCCCCCGCTGCTGGAGG AATTGGGCATTAACTTTGACCACATCTGGCAGAAGACCCTAACAGTGCTCCACCCCATGAAGGCAGCAGATGGTAACATTATGAACGAGACTGACCTGGCTGGGCCCATGGTGTTCTGTCTGGCCTTCGGAGCCACCTTACTTCTG ACAGGAAAGATCCAGTTTGGCTATGTGTATGGCATCAGCGTCATCGGCTGCCTGGGGATGTACTGTCTCCTCAACCTAATGAGCATGACAGGTGTGTCGTTTGGCTGTGTCGCCAGTGTCCTGGGCTACTGCCTGCTACCCATGATCCTCCTTGCCAGCTTCGGAATAATTTTCTCTTTACA AGGCATGTTTGGAATAATCATCGCAGCCACCATAATTGGCTGGTGCAGTTTCTCCGCTTCCAAGATCTTCATCTCGGCCCTGGCCATGGACGGACAGCAACTTCTGGTGGCGTACCCCTGCGCCCTCCTCTATGGGGTGTTCGCCCTCATCTCTGTTTTCTGa